From one Catellatospora sp. IY07-71 genomic stretch:
- a CDS encoding lipid asymmetry maintenance protein MlaB codes for MAEDLQLRLAGRPSPVQLTAAGALHADNAHRLPKFLVSLLRTRPVGAVRLDLRAVRRIDEVGVAAVVLCGREAARRGIPFTLDGCSRVVAASLRAYGAGHLLPVRPRRGMPLRAPHTGTVCTGAAPDGRRHPPAPAVPSGRSWSQWPCRWR; via the coding sequence GTGGCTGAGGACCTCCAGCTGCGGCTGGCCGGGCGCCCGAGCCCCGTGCAGCTCACCGCGGCCGGTGCGCTGCACGCCGACAACGCCCACCGGCTGCCGAAGTTCCTGGTCTCGCTGCTGCGTACGCGTCCGGTCGGCGCGGTGCGGCTGGACCTGCGGGCGGTGCGCCGGATCGACGAGGTGGGCGTCGCCGCGGTGGTGCTGTGCGGGCGCGAGGCGGCCCGCCGCGGCATCCCGTTCACCCTGGACGGCTGCTCCCGAGTGGTGGCCGCGTCGCTGCGCGCATACGGCGCCGGGCATCTGCTGCCCGTGCGCCCGCGGCGCGGCATGCCACTGCGCGCGCCGCACACCGGGACCGTGTGCACCGGCGCCGCGCCGGACGGCCGGCGTCACCCCCCGGCGCCGGCCGTCCCCTCCGGACGGTCGTGGTCTCAGTGGCCGTGCCGGTGGCGGTAG
- a CDS encoding STAS domain-containing protein — translation MEESQAVPVVPLVEVRVDGDLNALSAPGVNDMLEEALALHPRRLVIDLAGCEMIDAAGILLLLDTHRRAMRDGGSVALRSPSARAQRNLRLAKVDRVLQVIGADGTLTLGGTQQAAL, via the coding sequence GTGGAAGAGAGTCAGGCGGTGCCGGTGGTGCCGCTGGTCGAGGTGCGGGTGGACGGCGACCTGAACGCCCTGTCCGCTCCGGGCGTCAACGACATGCTGGAGGAGGCGCTCGCGCTGCATCCGCGCCGCCTGGTCATCGACCTGGCCGGCTGCGAGATGATCGACGCCGCGGGCATCCTGCTGCTGCTGGACACGCACCGGCGGGCGATGCGTGACGGCGGCTCGGTGGCGCTGCGCTCGCCGTCGGCCCGCGCCCAGCGCAACCTGCGGCTGGCCAAGGTGGACCGGGTGCTGCAGGTCATCGGCGCCGACGGCACGCTCACCCTCGGCGGCACCCAGCAGGCCGCGCTGTGA
- a CDS encoding response regulator transcription factor: MFEVLVIEDDDRIRLALTLALEDEGYTVRSAATAEEGLLSQRREPADTVLVDLMLPGIDGFQCIRELRRTDDVPVVVISARDDTHDIVAALEAGADDYLVKPAATKELTARLRALRRRARPLPAAHPAELVLGELEVRPLAGEVLLRGAQLTLTRTEFRLLSELAEHAGQVLSRQQLLQRVWEYDFGDERLVDVHVGRLRQKIEDNPGSPQRLVTVRGLGYKMPR, from the coding sequence GTGTTCGAGGTACTGGTGATCGAGGACGACGACCGGATCCGGCTGGCGCTGACCCTGGCCCTGGAGGACGAGGGCTACACCGTCCGCTCCGCGGCCACGGCCGAGGAGGGCCTGCTCAGCCAGCGCCGCGAGCCGGCCGACACGGTGCTGGTCGACCTGATGCTGCCCGGCATCGACGGCTTCCAGTGCATCCGCGAGCTGCGCCGCACCGACGACGTGCCGGTGGTCGTCATCAGCGCCCGCGACGACACCCACGACATCGTCGCCGCGCTGGAGGCGGGCGCCGACGACTACCTGGTCAAGCCCGCCGCGACGAAGGAGCTGACGGCCCGGCTGCGGGCGCTGCGCCGCCGGGCCCGGCCGCTGCCGGCCGCCCACCCGGCCGAACTGGTGCTCGGCGAGCTGGAGGTGCGGCCGCTGGCCGGCGAGGTGCTGCTGCGCGGCGCGCAGCTGACGCTGACCCGCACCGAGTTCCGGCTGCTGAGCGAGCTGGCCGAACACGCCGGGCAGGTGCTGTCGCGCCAGCAGCTGCTGCAGCGCGTCTGGGAGTACGACTTCGGCGACGAGCGCCTGGTCGACGTACACGTGGGGCGGCTGCGGCAGAAGATCGAGGACAACCCGGGCAGCCCGCAGCGGCTGGTGACCGTACGCGGTCTCGGCTACAAGATGCCGCGATGA
- a CDS encoding HAMP domain-containing sensor histidine kinase, translating to MRRPGLRTRVTAGFAVGALLVSAAMALLSYQVTERYLLDERERSAGRAVLSDAGIVRAGLSGDDPDELQVLRSLDTGANRRALLLREGVPYSRTVDSGLARNLPDSLVALVERGESGVQRVRINDRPAMVFGVPLGPSTALYEVDYLHELDRSLKALALVLTLAAAGTAGAGALLGWYASRRVLRPLSTVADAARDIADGRLSARLDPATEPDLARLAASFNRMVDQLSARMERDRRFAADVSHELRSPLQTLSSAASVLQRRSANYDERTGLAARLLVEEVDRFQELVTDLLELARSDQPADVAATDVAALARQVCRSRGLPAELVVVAPDAGSAWQVDRRRIEQVLANLVDNAQAHGGGAVAVRVGRDRDGHVLEVDDEGPGVGPADRDAIFDRFVRGRSAGARGNTEGTGLGLALVAQHVAAHGGTVRALDRPGGGARFRVVLPLEDA from the coding sequence ATGAGGCGGCCCGGCCTGCGCACCCGGGTCACCGCGGGCTTCGCCGTCGGCGCGCTGCTCGTGTCCGCCGCGATGGCGCTGCTGTCGTACCAGGTCACCGAGCGTTACCTGCTCGACGAGCGGGAGCGCAGCGCCGGGCGCGCGGTCCTGTCCGACGCGGGCATCGTACGGGCCGGTCTCAGCGGCGACGACCCCGACGAGCTGCAGGTGCTGCGCTCGCTGGACACCGGCGCGAACCGGCGGGCGCTGCTGCTGCGCGAGGGCGTGCCCTACTCCCGCACCGTCGACTCCGGACTGGCCCGCAACCTGCCGGACAGCCTGGTCGCGCTGGTCGAACGGGGCGAGTCCGGGGTGCAGCGGGTGCGCATCAACGACCGCCCGGCCATGGTGTTCGGCGTGCCGCTCGGCCCCTCGACGGCCCTCTACGAGGTCGACTACCTGCACGAGCTGGACCGCTCGCTGAAGGCGCTGGCGCTGGTGCTCACCCTGGCCGCCGCGGGCACCGCCGGGGCGGGGGCGCTGCTGGGCTGGTACGCCAGCCGCCGGGTGCTGCGCCCGCTGAGCACGGTGGCCGACGCCGCCCGCGACATCGCCGACGGCCGGCTCAGCGCCCGCCTCGACCCGGCGACCGAACCGGACCTGGCCCGGCTGGCCGCCTCGTTCAACCGCATGGTGGACCAGCTCTCCGCCCGGATGGAACGCGACCGGCGCTTCGCCGCCGACGTCAGCCACGAGCTGCGCTCGCCGCTGCAGACGCTGTCGTCGGCCGCCAGCGTGCTGCAGCGCCGCAGCGCGAACTACGACGAGCGCACCGGCCTGGCCGCGCGGCTGCTCGTCGAGGAGGTCGACCGCTTCCAGGAACTCGTCACCGACCTGCTCGAACTGGCCCGCAGCGACCAGCCCGCCGACGTGGCCGCGACCGACGTCGCCGCGCTGGCCCGGCAGGTCTGCCGCAGCCGCGGCCTGCCCGCCGAGCTGGTCGTCGTCGCGCCGGACGCCGGCTCGGCGTGGCAGGTGGACCGGCGCCGCATCGAGCAGGTGCTGGCCAATCTCGTCGACAACGCGCAGGCGCACGGCGGCGGGGCGGTCGCCGTACGGGTCGGGCGGGACCGGGACGGGCACGTGCTGGAGGTAGACGACGAGGGCCCCGGCGTCGGCCCGGCCGACCGCGACGCGATCTTCGACCGGTTCGTGCGCGGCCGCTCGGCCGGGGCGCGTGGCAACACCGAGGGCACCGGCCTCGGCCTGGCGCTGGTCGCCCAGCACGTGGCGGCGCACGGCGGCACGGTACGGGCGCTGGACCGGCCCGGCGGCGGGGCGCGGTTCCGGGTCGTACTGCCGCTGGAGGACGCATGA
- a CDS encoding GerMN domain-containing protein, which produces MIRTVAALAVGGLLLAGLSACGVPTEDSARVMEQTAPAARRSPAPAVTATGTVVERLFLVHDGLLVAVERKVPTRPDAQQLVADLIAGPTPAEQDAGIISALQGVTAISSATDAGGSATVELSTALEGTGRADDVLPFAQLVCTLSSRQEISRVVFTRQGARIGVPREDGSLTEEPLTCDDYAGLVRR; this is translated from the coding sequence ATGATCCGCACCGTCGCCGCCCTGGCCGTGGGCGGCCTGCTGCTGGCGGGCCTGTCCGCGTGCGGGGTGCCCACCGAGGACAGCGCCCGGGTCATGGAGCAGACCGCCCCGGCCGCCCGGCGCAGCCCGGCCCCGGCCGTGACCGCGACCGGCACCGTCGTCGAGCGCCTGTTCCTGGTCCACGACGGCCTGCTGGTGGCGGTCGAGCGCAAGGTGCCGACCCGGCCGGACGCGCAGCAGCTCGTCGCCGACCTCATCGCCGGCCCCACCCCCGCCGAGCAGGACGCCGGGATCATCAGCGCGCTGCAGGGGGTCACCGCGATCAGCTCGGCCACCGACGCGGGCGGCTCGGCGACCGTGGAGCTGTCCACCGCGCTGGAGGGCACCGGCCGCGCGGACGACGTGCTGCCGTTCGCGCAGCTCGTGTGCACCCTGTCCAGCCGCCAGGAGATCAGCCGGGTGGTGTTCACCCGGCAGGGCGCGCGCATCGGCGTGCCGCGCGAGGACGGCTCGCTCACCGAGGAGCCGCTGACCTGCGACGACTACGCGGGCCTGGTCCGGCGCTGA
- a CDS encoding SigE family RNA polymerase sigma factor: MQRLWEPAPPEGFAQFVAARSDALLRSAWLLTGDAGRAEDLLQTVLTDLWRRWASITDGGQPEAYARKALFTTYVSWWRRRWRAEIPSDPPERPSGGDTAGESADRDAVRRALARLSRQQRAVVVLRYVEDLSVQRTAEVLGCSENTVKVQSLRALRSLRTDPNLELFAAGRP, encoded by the coding sequence ATGCAACGACTCTGGGAACCGGCGCCGCCGGAGGGCTTCGCCCAGTTCGTCGCCGCGCGCTCGGATGCGCTGCTGCGGTCGGCCTGGCTGCTCACCGGCGACGCCGGGCGGGCCGAGGACCTGCTGCAGACGGTCCTGACGGACCTGTGGCGGCGCTGGGCCTCGATCACCGACGGCGGGCAGCCGGAGGCGTACGCGCGTAAGGCGCTGTTCACCACGTACGTGTCCTGGTGGCGGCGGCGCTGGCGGGCGGAGATCCCCAGCGATCCGCCGGAGCGGCCGTCGGGCGGGGACACGGCGGGGGAGTCCGCCGACCGGGACGCGGTGCGGCGTGCGCTGGCCCGGCTGAGCAGGCAGCAGCGGGCGGTGGTGGTGCTGCGCTACGTCGAGGACCTGTCGGTGCAGCGCACCGCCGAGGTGCTCGGCTGCTCCGAGAACACGGTCAAGGTGCAGTCGCTGCGGGCGCTGCGGTCCTTGCGTACCGATCCGAACCTCGAACTGTTCGCCGCAGGGAGGCCGTGA
- a CDS encoding IS3 family transposase (programmed frameshift), producing the protein MPKPYPREFRDDVVRVAQTRDAGVTVEQIANDFGVHPMTLFKWMRAADVDAGTRPGVSSTESAELREARKRIKLLEQENEVLRRAAAYLSQAHLPKRIYPLVTDLAADSIPVAVTCRVLKITRQHYYRWLARPVTDAEYTQAWRANALHDAHRDDPEFGYRFLADEAAAAGQPMADRTAWKICSGHGWFSAFARKRRGKGRKVGPPVHDDLVRRDFTAPGPNRLWLADITEHRTGEGKLYLCAIKDAWSNRIVGYSIDSRMKSRLAVTALHNATARRDGVAGCVVHTDRGSQFRSRKFVAALHRHRMRGSMGRVGAAGDNAAMESFFGLLQNNVLDRRTWATRDQLRTAIVTWIERTYHRRRRQRPLGKLTPIEFETIMTPSASQAA; encoded by the exons GTGCCAAAGCCCTACCCCCGAGAGTTCCGTGACGACGTCGTGCGGGTCGCGCAGACCCGCGATGCCGGCGTGACGGTCGAGCAGATCGCCAACGACTTCGGCGTGCACCCGATGACGTTGTTCAAGTGGATGCGCGCCGCCGACGTCGACGCCGGCACCAGACCCGGTGTGAGCAGCACCGAGTCCGCAGAGCTCCGGGAGGCGCGCAAGCGGATCAAGCTGCTGGAGCAGGAGAACGAGGTCCTGCGCCGGGCCGCGGCCTACCTGTCCCAGGCGCACCTGCCG AAAAGGATCTACCCGCTCGTGACAGATCTGGCCGCCGACAGCATCCCCGTCGCGGTGACGTGCCGGGTACTGAAGATCACCCGCCAGCACTACTACCGCTGGCTCGCCCGACCAGTCACCGACGCCGAGTACACCCAGGCGTGGCGAGCCAACGCCCTGCACGACGCCCACCGCGACGACCCCGAGTTCGGCTACCGGTTCCTGGCCGACGAAGCCGCCGCGGCCGGGCAGCCGATGGCCGACCGGACCGCATGGAAGATCTGCTCCGGCCACGGCTGGTTCAGCGCCTTCGCCCGCAAACGGCGCGGCAAGGGACGCAAGGTCGGCCCACCGGTCCACGACGACCTCGTCCGGCGCGACTTCACCGCGCCCGGCCCGAACCGGCTGTGGCTTGCCGACATAACCGAACACCGCACCGGCGAGGGCAAGCTCTACCTGTGCGCGATCAAGGACGCCTGGTCCAACCGGATCGTCGGCTACTCCATCGACTCGCGCATGAAGTCCCGCCTGGCCGTGACCGCGCTGCACAACGCCACCGCCCGCCGCGACGGCGTGGCCGGGTGCGTCGTGCACACCGACCGCGGGTCGCAATTTCGATCACGGAAGTTCGTCGCCGCACTGCACCGGCACCGCATGCGCGGCTCGATGGGGCGAGTCGGGGCGGCCGGGGACAACGCGGCCATGGAGTCGTTCTTCGGCCTGCTGCAGAACAACGTCCTGGACCGCCGCACCTGGGCCACCCGCGACCAACTCCGCACCGCGATCGTCACCTGGATCGAACGCACCTACCACCGACGCCGGAGGCAGCGCCCACTCGGCAAGTTGACCCCGATCGAGTTCGAGACAATCATGACCCCGTCGGCCAGTCAGGCCGCGTGA
- a CDS encoding IS701 family transposase, with the protein MAARIDPAAWAAEFEVCFARIAPAFARVEPRRRARRFVQALLAPLESRSCWQIAEYAGEANPGGMQRLLASAVWDETWVRAQVRDYVLAEFGPDGVLIVDETGDAKKGTATCGVQEQYTGTLGKVDNAQVSVHLAYATADHARALIDCALYLPASWTDDPERCAAAGVPADVGFATKPQLALRMIEDALDAGVAAGFTAGDEVYGNDPVLRARLRKRRMGYVLAVRCDTALTRWDHPNHTITAKKVAEHLPAHVWQRYLAGWGSKGPRYYDWTRVKIAETEADGSVGGHHWLLFRRNPTTGDTAYYRCWSPETVALPTLTRVAGLRWPIESCFQLAKGQTGLDQHQVRTWTSWHRYTTLVLVAFAFLAVLAARQPQPAPTIDPDPDRLPPLSAAEIRRLLPYAFAIADASMSATIRSLAWRLRHQARSRHYHHKRRATVDISQ; encoded by the coding sequence GTGGCTGCCAGGATAGACCCCGCCGCGTGGGCGGCTGAGTTCGAGGTGTGCTTCGCCAGGATCGCGCCGGCGTTCGCGCGGGTCGAGCCCCGGCGGCGGGCCCGCCGGTTCGTGCAGGCGCTGCTGGCGCCGCTGGAGTCACGGTCGTGCTGGCAGATCGCCGAGTACGCCGGTGAGGCCAACCCGGGCGGTATGCAGCGGCTTCTCGCCTCGGCGGTGTGGGACGAGACGTGGGTACGAGCCCAGGTCCGCGACTACGTCCTGGCCGAGTTCGGCCCCGACGGGGTCCTGATCGTCGACGAGACCGGCGACGCGAAGAAGGGAACAGCCACCTGCGGAGTGCAGGAGCAATACACCGGCACCCTGGGCAAGGTCGACAACGCGCAGGTCAGCGTGCACCTGGCCTACGCCACCGCCGACCACGCCCGGGCGCTGATCGACTGCGCGCTGTACCTGCCCGCCAGTTGGACCGACGACCCCGAACGCTGCGCCGCCGCGGGCGTGCCCGCCGACGTCGGGTTCGCGACCAAGCCCCAGCTGGCACTACGCATGATCGAGGACGCCCTCGACGCCGGCGTGGCCGCCGGGTTCACCGCGGGCGACGAGGTCTACGGCAACGACCCGGTCCTGCGTGCCCGGCTGCGCAAGCGGCGCATGGGCTACGTCCTGGCCGTGCGCTGCGACACCGCCCTGACCCGCTGGGACCACCCGAACCACACGATCACCGCCAAGAAGGTGGCCGAGCACCTGCCCGCGCACGTGTGGCAGCGCTACCTGGCCGGCTGGGGCTCCAAAGGGCCGCGGTACTACGACTGGACCCGCGTCAAGATCGCGGAGACGGAGGCCGACGGCAGCGTCGGCGGGCACCACTGGCTGCTGTTTCGCCGCAACCCGACCACCGGCGACACCGCCTACTACCGGTGCTGGAGCCCGGAGACGGTCGCGCTGCCCACCCTGACCAGGGTCGCCGGGCTGCGCTGGCCGATCGAGTCCTGCTTCCAGTTGGCCAAAGGCCAGACCGGCCTGGACCAGCACCAGGTCCGCACCTGGACGTCCTGGCACCGCTACACCACCCTCGTGCTGGTCGCGTTCGCGTTCCTCGCCGTCCTGGCCGCCCGCCAGCCACAACCCGCTCCGACCATCGACCCCGACCCGGACCGGCTGCCACCGCTGTCGGCGGCAGAGATCCGCCGCCTGCTGCCATACGCATTCGCCATAGCCGATGCCAGCATGAGCGCGACGATCCGCAGCCTGGCCTGGCGACTCCGCCACCAAGCCCGATCACGCCACTACCACCACAAACGCCGAGCCACCGTCGACATCAGTCAATGA
- a CDS encoding HD domain-containing protein: protein MTVSVEQARLTAAFLLEGPLPRRWSHVRAVGTKAEAIAGAVAEADRVVLAAAAWLHDVGYSPDLVDTGFHSLDGARWLRANGFDERVTALVAHHSCAWLEAEERGLGEVLAAEFPREVSSVADGLCYCDMTTGPDGQSLDVPARLAEIRSRYGPDALVTRFITRAEPDILAAAERTQTRLTAAGIAQPI from the coding sequence GTGACCGTATCCGTCGAGCAGGCTCGGTTGACTGCTGCTTTCCTCTTGGAGGGGCCGCTACCCCGCCGGTGGAGCCATGTTCGCGCTGTCGGCACGAAGGCGGAGGCCATTGCCGGTGCCGTCGCCGAAGCAGACCGTGTCGTGCTCGCAGCGGCGGCCTGGCTGCACGATGTCGGCTACAGCCCGGATCTTGTTGACACCGGGTTTCACTCCCTCGACGGCGCTCGTTGGCTGCGTGCGAACGGTTTCGACGAGCGTGTGACGGCGCTGGTGGCTCATCACTCCTGTGCGTGGCTGGAGGCGGAGGAGCGGGGCCTGGGCGAGGTTCTCGCGGCCGAGTTCCCGCGCGAGGTCTCATCGGTGGCCGACGGCTTGTGTTACTGCGATATGACCACCGGCCCCGATGGGCAGAGTCTCGATGTTCCGGCCCGGCTGGCTGAGATCCGCTCACGGTACGGCCCTGACGCCCTGGTCACTCGCTTCATCACCCGAGCCGAGCCGGACATTCTCGCGGCGGCGGAGCGAACGCAGACTCGACTGACCGCCGCCGGGATCGCTCAGCCGATATAG
- a CDS encoding NUDIX hydrolase, whose translation MARTEHYYDPQAPKANSIVVATTAFVRDGDRVLLIRRTDNGLWSLPGGGQEIGEYLAETAVRETLEETGVQIKVVGLVGIYSDPNHVVAYTDGEIRQQFSVCLRGEYLGGEPTPSAESSDVRWVERAELEELAIHPSTRLRIEHGYDRTQPYIG comes from the coding sequence GTGGCACGAACCGAGCACTACTACGACCCCCAGGCTCCCAAGGCGAACAGCATCGTGGTGGCCACGACTGCCTTCGTCCGCGACGGCGACCGCGTATTGCTCATCCGCCGCACGGACAACGGCTTGTGGAGCCTGCCGGGCGGAGGTCAGGAGATCGGCGAGTACCTCGCCGAGACAGCTGTCCGAGAGACGCTGGAAGAGACCGGCGTTCAGATCAAAGTGGTGGGCCTGGTCGGCATCTACAGCGACCCGAACCACGTCGTGGCCTACACAGACGGCGAGATCCGACAGCAGTTCTCCGTCTGCCTGAGGGGCGAGTATCTCGGAGGCGAACCCACACCCAGCGCCGAATCGAGCGACGTTCGATGGGTCGAGCGAGCCGAGCTGGAGGAGCTGGCAATCCACCCGTCAACGCGCCTACGGATCGAGCACGGATATGACCGAACACAGCCCTATATCGGCTGA
- a CDS encoding XRE family transcriptional regulator yields the protein MSNDRLRDAMMRKGLTPAILAEKIGVDPKTVERWMTQDRTPYPRHRREISVQLGESERYLWPEALSPERATQVARSEVVQLHPRRSAVPDDLWHRLLDQAQERIGILVYAGVFLVEQRPRLVETLKAKAAAGVTIEILLGDPTSTEIDLRSKEESTDGVMAAKIRQVMRYYERVRDVPGISVRFHNTTLYNSIYRFDDDMLVNTHVYGFPAPHAPVLQLRRLAGGDLFDTYLESFDKVRETSSSAWPAEVAR from the coding sequence GTGAGCAACGACCGGCTTCGAGACGCCATGATGCGCAAAGGGCTGACCCCCGCGATACTCGCCGAGAAGATCGGTGTCGACCCCAAGACGGTAGAACGGTGGATGACCCAGGACCGGACCCCCTACCCTCGTCACCGCCGCGAGATCTCGGTACAGCTCGGTGAGTCGGAGCGGTATCTGTGGCCGGAGGCGCTGTCGCCGGAGCGGGCCACCCAGGTCGCTCGATCAGAAGTCGTTCAACTTCACCCCAGGCGAAGCGCAGTGCCCGATGACCTCTGGCACCGCCTGCTTGACCAGGCGCAGGAGAGGATCGGCATCCTCGTCTACGCAGGGGTGTTCCTCGTCGAGCAGCGCCCTCGGCTCGTGGAGACGCTGAAGGCAAAGGCGGCGGCTGGTGTGACCATCGAAATCCTGCTCGGCGATCCAACGAGCACGGAGATCGATCTGCGCAGCAAGGAGGAGAGCACAGACGGCGTCATGGCCGCCAAGATCAGGCAGGTCATGCGGTACTACGAGCGCGTACGAGACGTGCCCGGAATCAGCGTCCGGTTCCACAACACGACCCTCTACAACTCGATCTACCGCTTCGACGACGACATGCTGGTCAACACCCACGTCTACGGATTTCCAGCGCCACACGCGCCTGTCCTGCAGCTCCGGCGGCTGGCTGGAGGCGACCTCTTCGACACCTACCTGGAGAGCTTCGACAAGGTGCGCGAGACGTCCTCCTCGGCATGGCCGGCAGAGGTGGCACGCTAG